One part of the Musa acuminata AAA Group cultivar baxijiao chromosome BXJ1-5, Cavendish_Baxijiao_AAA, whole genome shotgun sequence genome encodes these proteins:
- the LOC135673922 gene encoding lysine-rich arabinogalactan protein 19-like yields the protein MAVASSRFPVLAFVLMSLAVASFAQGPAAAPSKSPTAAPVKPPAPAPLTPPAASPVSKPPSPGPAAETPTASPPAPPTSTPPSESPAFTPSSISSPPATAPSALPPAGNGVADLTFSWVTAFAAAAVAAAAL from the coding sequence ATGGCGGTCGCGTCCTCCCGCTTCCCCGTCCTCGCATTCGTCCTTATGTCACTCGCCGTGGCTTCCTTCGCGCAGGGCCCAGCCGCCGCACCCTCGAAATCCCCCACCGCAGCTCCCGTGAAGCCGCCCGCTCCAGCCCCCTTGACGCCGCCCGCCGCCTCCCCTGTCTCGAAGCCGCCGTCCCCCGGCCCCGCCGCGGAGACGCCTACCGCATCCCCTCCGGCCCCGCCGACCTCGACTCCCCCCTCTGAGTCGCCCGCGTTTACGCCGTCGTCGATCTCGTCCCCCCCTGCGACCGCTCCCTCGGCCCTGCCTCCTGCGGGTAACGGCGTCGCCGACCTTACCTTCAGCTGGGTCACCGCATTCGCCGCCGCGGCCGTCGCCGCTGCTGCGCTGTAG
- the LOC135673921 gene encoding uncharacterized protein LOC135673921, producing MASFRAFWAATTCRYRLATQGSIEELIRGGHLGCYLNEPREASPRPKGPVEKQIDVITGESTTSGSSLTTRKAYTYDKVEKHPKPEFEPKITFKTEEVERSHHDDALVISIWIANARVKRVMVDTGSSVDVLYLNAFKKLDLTNEDLTSIASALIGFTGDSISPLGTTIRLVTIGEELRAKTMMTTFMVVDLPLVYNVILGCLTLNKLKAVVSTYHWAIKFLTSLGVRVSRNDPRESRRCYFIAVSLLEKSRP from the exons ATGGCGTCATTCCGTGCGTTCTGGGCTGCGACCACATGTAGGTACCGCCTCGCCACTCAGGGATCG ATTGAAGAGTTGATCCGGGGAGGTCACCTCGGGTGCTATCTCAATGAACCAAGAGAAGCATCTCCACGTCCCAAGGGTCCCGTCGAGAAACAAATTGATGTCATCACTGGCGAATCGACTACTAGCGGTAGTAGCTTGACGACGAGGAAGGCCTACACCTACGACAAGGTGGAGAAGCACCCCAAACCTGAGTTCGAGCCAAAAATCACCTTCAAAACCGAAGAGGTCGAACGCTCCCACCACGACGACGCTTTGGTGATCTCCATTTGGATCGCCAATGCTCGGGTGAAGAGAGTGATGGTCGACACTGGGAGCTCTGTCGACGTACTGTACCTCAACGCCTTCAAGAAGCTCGACCTAACTAATGAGGACCTCACCTCCATAGCATCGGCACTCATCGGATTCACgggggattccatctccccgctTGGGACCACCATCCGCCTCGTTACCATCGGGGAAGAACTAAGAGCCAAGACGATGatgactaccttcatggtagtcgaccttCCCTTGGtctacaacgtcatcctcggtTGCCTGACACTCAACAAACTGAAAGCGGTGGTTTCCACTTACCACTGGGCCATCAAATTTCTGACTTCATTAGGGGTTAGGGTATCCCGAAACGATCCTAGAGAATCAAGACGATGCTACTTTATAGCGGTTAGTCTTTTGGAGAAGTCACGACCCTAG